One Terriglobia bacterium genomic window, AAGCAAAGCAAGCTCGTAAGAAAAGCAATTAGCAAATAGCAATTGGCAACTGGCAAAAAGCAAGCAGTCAAAGATCAAGGACTCGGAACTCGCGGAGCTCGTCTGCGGCATACTTCAGAAAGAGCAGTTGCCTTGGCCAATCGCTAATTGCCATTTGCTAATTGCTGATTACGGAATAAATCTTTATGCCTAAAATGAAAACGCACAGCGGCGCAGCCAAGCGGTTCAAAAAGACCGCGACCGGCAAGATCAAGCGGGGCAAGGCTTACAAGCGCCATATTCTGACCTCCAAAGGCACCAAGCGGAAGCGCCAGCTCGACACCGACACACTGGTGAGCGA contains:
- the rpmI gene encoding 50S ribosomal protein L35, encoding MPKMKTHSGAAKRFKKTATGKIKRGKAYKRHILTSKGTKRKRQLDTDTLVSDADAHKVRRMIPY